In Salvia miltiorrhiza cultivar Shanhuang (shh) chromosome 4, IMPLAD_Smil_shh, whole genome shotgun sequence, the DNA window ACCCCCTTCATTCTCTTTTCTTTATTCtccctctttctttttcttattttaaaatctgaaaatcttcatttttccttttttgaattGACTGAACGGAGAGAACGGCTTCTTCGCCGTCGCCGCACCAATCGACGACGACGAGGATGAGCCACCATGGCTTCGTCGCCGACTGCTGCCTGTCTGCTCCAGGTAACCCTAGTTCTCTTTTCCCTTTGTAATCCTgtaaatgatatatatatgcacacatATATACAATCATATATCTCTCCTCCCTCTTTCTTTGATTATCTGTCAGATTGGAGACAACGGCAGGTCCATCGCAGCCGCTCCGTCGCTGGCGACGAGCCACAGCGGCTGCCGCTATCTTGACCCCATTACTCACACACAAAATAGAACGGGGGTCTCAACACCGACCCAATCAACGACATAGAAAGTGGGGcccattttaatttattttttaaaaaaatagttaacgAACGTCAGATGGCTGGAcggaaatttttaaaaaatattacgaTAAGGTGTTCCATGCAACTTACGTTTCGTTAGGGTTATTTTTGCTCAAGACGGGTCAACCTTGAGGTTGTATTTGGTATTTAACCCTTTATTATGTGATTGACATGCAAGTTATGGAGCTAAATCAACATTTTGATGAAGTCAActtataattactttttatgcATGACATGGCTTGATCCAATAGATTTATTTTCTGCATTTGACATCAAGAAGCTACTTCGCCCGACAAAGTTTTATACATCTGATTTTTTTAAAGTAATTTTGTATGATTCTAGAGTTTTATGTTTTTTCCCATGAGATGATTTCTACAATAAAACATGAAGTttttccatttatttatttattagttaagTTGTCATTGATTTTGTCAGTTGTCACTGTTACAATAGAACTTTTTTAGCAATAAAGATCATAAAAAGTGTTATACTCAAATTAATAACCAAAAAAACTCTTCGCAAGCTAAATTTACTTTTCAGAGTTCAACATTAAATGTTtagtaaatgatttttttttaataaaaatgtttAATGTTACACTTGCTTAAATGCTCATTATGCTCAAATGTTTGATATAAGTTAAAGTCAGCTCTGAATGTGCTACTTCAACTTTATTCTTTTGCAGAGTTGAAAATATCTCACTTTGTTCTTTTGCAGAATAAAAATGTCTCACTTATACTCTTCGTAGAATTGAAAAATACTTCACCCCCATTCTTATGTAGAATTTAGAGAGTATTTGGCcgaacttataaattatttatgagcttataagttcattCAAAGCATTTagtaaaataagctcttaaacggTTTTTAAgttctaaaaataaattttaaattcctcaaaaaaaaaaaaaaatttaaaagcttataaactcttaacaaataagttcctctaccaactcattttttcataatcttatatctaacaattattttataaatattattcaactataatttattattttcattatatgtCATTTCAAGTTCAcctctcttcgattttctctttttattaaatattttttctctttaacAAAAAATTATCCATATAACTTATAAGTCCAATTATTAAAAACTATACAAAATTTGAAAAactatacatataatatattcaTACAGttcccccccccaaaaaaaaaccgagagagagagaggagtattttaacaaaatttgaaaaatgtgagaaaaataaatatattttcaatattgaGTAAAATAGCATgtgtttaaataattaaattaacaaaaacATATTACTCCTTTGATAGTGAAATTCGACAAACCAGTACTCGCAAAACCCTAATTCCCAAACCCCAGCGGCAATGGCCGACGTCAAAACAGTTGATGAAGGAGGCGAATTCCCCGAAAAACGCAAGCTCGATCTCCAAAATTCCGTTAAGAAAGCCCTAGATGATTCAAAGGACACTGATGATTCGAGTAAGAGGCAGAAAATCGAAGTTCCCATCGGCAAAAACGGCTCCGTTCCACTTGTCGCTGGTGAAAATGCAGCGAAATCGGAGGAACATGTGAATACCGTTGCTGCTGCTGCGGAGGAAGATGAGGACGACGATGAAGACGAAGAAGACTACAATGCCGATCAAGACGAAGATGCAGACGAGAATGCGAACGGGGAAGCCGCCAATGTCGACAGAAAAGGGAAGGGGATTATGGTGGACAGGAAAGGGAAGGGCAAAATGATTGAAGACTCCGACAACGAGGATTCCGACGGCCATGTAGATGATGATGACGACTCGAGTGATGATTCCGACAGTGATTTCTCCGATGGACTTGATGAGAGTGATCTGGAGGATGACCCGCTTGCGGAGGTTGATTTGGACAACATTTTGCCGTCGAGGACCAGGCGGAGTCGAGCGCAACCTGGGGTCCGGATTTCCAATGATCATGACAAGGGTAACGATGCGTGATCGGAATTTTTTTGATGTTAGGTGAAAAGATTGTGGGAAGTGTAGCTTTAATTTGACATTGTGCTGTGCTATGATTTTCTTTAAGTTTGGACAAGGGAGCCCATTATTGTACCTGTTCAGACGTTCCTTTCATCAATTAATGGGATTTTTCCTTATGTTATGGCTTAAAGTATCTTAATCATGTGATGAGATGATTTCTAATGCGATATAGTATACTCCATTGATAACGTTTCAGATGCTTGATGTGGACAATTGTTCCCGGTTTATCGTGATTTATATATGAAATCAGATGTGTTAGACACTACAGTAGATGCCTGGAATAAGAGATATTTGCCTCCATGATTTGAAATGGATTGAAATCTTTTAACTGTGACTTTAGATGCTTAGTGTGTTCGGATTCATTCTTGTTATGCTAGTTTTCTTGCAGGAAAAGAAGGTTGTTATTGCAGCTCATGTTTATGAAGTAAGTGTATCGGAATTgtgtaataaaaataacatctGTTTGTGGAAATCTCTCTTATTAGCTTTGTCATAACACGGTTGCTTTTGCTGGGATTTCTAGCAACTATATGGAATATGTAACACAGAATGCGTATACCCGCTCGTTGCAGTGACAAACGTCTTTTACCTTTTGTTtagattttgattatttttttttataagcgTGTTAGCTAAGATTAATTTATTTGCAGAGGTTTGCCATATTTTGGATTTTTTAATAAGCGTGTTAGCGATGATAGCTTAAGGAGGTCTTATGAAGTTTTGATTTGTGT includes these proteins:
- the LOC131022356 gene encoding uncharacterized protein LOC131022356, with the protein product MADVKTVDEGGEFPEKRKLDLQNSVKKALDDSKDTDDSSKRQKIEVPIGKNGSVPLVAGENAAKSEEHVNTVAAAAEEDEDDDEDEEDYNADQDEDADENANGEAANVDRKGKGIMVDRKGKGKMIEDSDNEDSDGHVDDDDDSSDDSDSDFSDGLDESDLEDDPLAEVDLDNILPSRTRRSRAQPGVRISNDHDKGNDA